The genomic DNA CAGCAATTTCATAAAAGATTTTTGCAATTTCCCTATTTTTCATAAAATTAGAATGGCGTTCTAAATGGAGGGAACCGGGGGAAAAGGTGATCTCTAGGAGCAATTTCTTTGTGAATCAACAGAAGAAGGCCGGCTGAAATTATTGTGAAAATTCCCACTAAAATAAAAATAACCTTGAAACCGAAAACAGCAACAAAAATTCCGCCAATAGCTCCGGCAATTCCAGCACCAAATCCTAAAAAAGTACTATCAAGTCCCCATTCAAAAGCTTCTTTTCCTTTATCAATATGTCTCGTAAAAATAGCTGACCAGGAAGGAATAACCATTGCCATACCAATAGCATGTATGATTTGGAAACCATAAATGTGCAGGGGCTGAGAAGCAATTAGGTATCCAAACGGAGCGAGCCCAGCCAAAAATGTCCCTAAAACCATAGACCAGAAATCATCTTTCTCCCCGTGATTTTTATCAAGGTATCTACCAATCGGGATTTGAAGACTAGATTTTACAATCCAATAAATCAGTGAAGCAAAACCAGCTATTTTAGCACCTTCGACAGCGTTTCCAGCCGCAATTTTCTGAACAATAAATATGGCAAAAATAGGCCCAAGCAAGCCCCAGGCGCTATTCAAGGCAAGATCACTGGCTATTAAAATTTTTATAACTTTGTTAACAGGTTTAGACATAAATTATTCCTCTATTGAGCAGATATACATTTCACAATAATTTCTCTATTTCTTGGTCTATTATCAAAATCTAAAAAAACAATCTGCTGCCAGGTTCCTAAAGCTAATTTTCCTCCTTCAACCGGAACTGCTAAAAATGGTTTTAATAAAGCCGATCTAATATGAGCGTAAGCATTGCAATCTCCCCATTTTTTACAATGCTCATAACTATCTTTCATCGGAGCTATTCTTTCTAAAACTTTTTTTAAATCTTTGATTAAACCACTTTCATATTCAATCGTTGTTAAACCACAAGTCGAACCAGGACAAGAAATCAGACAAGCCCCATCTTTTACCTTAGACTTTTCCAGAATTTCAGAAACCTGGTCAGTAATATCAATAATATCATTAAATCCTTTTGTGCTAATTGAAAATCTCATATTGGTTAATTATACTAAACCCTTGTTTAATCTCAAATTTCAGCAAATCGGTAAAGTGGTATCTATAATATAAAAAGCCCGAGACTACAATCCACCCACCTCTTTCCCGTAGGTGGATCCCTAAACTCTCGGGTAGTAGATCTGGGGGCTGGAGGATATTAGAATCTCTCTTTAGTAGAATCTTTCTTTAATTTAATTACTGTGTAGGAATATAAGGCGCGCAAGCTGGCACTTGGCTAAGGGCGGTTAACGCATCTTGGCATGCTTGAGCTACAGCCGTGCACTCATCTAATCCAGCCTTATACTGATCTAATCCCGCTCCGCACTCTTTCAATTTAGCTCCTAAATCTGTTGCTGTTGCCTTGCATTCCATTGCACCAGAGTATAAATTATAAGTGAAAACTGCCAAAATAATCAATACCAGAATTAAAATAACTATTACAATATCTTTTGCCACCGTTTTTAATTTCTTTTTTAATATTAAAAAAACTTTATCGATCTTTAATATTTATTTTAACTTATTTACCGCTAAAACAAAACCC from Patescibacteria group bacterium includes the following:
- a CDS encoding secondary thiamine-phosphate synthase enzyme YjbQ — its product is MRFSISTKGFNDIIDITDQVSEILEKSKVKDGACLISCPGSTCGLTTIEYESGLIKDLKKVLERIAPMKDSYEHCKKWGDCNAYAHIRSALLKPFLAVPVEGGKLALGTWQQIVFLDFDNRPRNREIIVKCISAQ
- a CDS encoding MFS transporter, translated to MSKPVNKVIKILIASDLALNSAWGLLGPIFAIFIVQKIAAGNAVEGAKIAGFASLIYWIVKSSLQIPIGRYLDKNHGEKDDFWSMVLGTFLAGLAPFGYLIASQPLHIYGFQIIHAIGMAMVIPSWSAIFTRHIDKGKEAFEWGLDSTFLGFGAGIAGAIGGIFVAVFGFKVIFILVGIFTIISAGLLLLIHKEIAPRDHLFPRFPPFRTPF